From Mya arenaria isolate MELC-2E11 chromosome 1, ASM2691426v1, a single genomic window includes:
- the LOC128226484 gene encoding calcitonin gene-related peptide type 1 receptor-like, with amino-acid sequence MEYTEGICRDRFFELPVNIFNVFSCSMCYKYLFHTGNKLTPLTEKPWMLVPTVNARTHYSANFSVLADVKDENYRDVICSSLDHDDCTRWVDCCQAAVRCCQNQLSTPLSNVTSGVFCPRTWDGFSCFDDVLPSTQVQLSCPSYIEHGSTSAYAYKDCTENGTWWVNPLTGSEWTNYTTCVTKQDYHTVVYVALACNILSLLLLIPACAIFLGIRQLRVQKRIKLHLCLFLSFIFSSVITVTWDGAVYLDRLQNERTSTVMHRNSASCKLLYVLTRYVSTANFFWMFSEGLYLNRLIVHAFSPPKTLIPYYVFGWVGAWIPSLVYSIVRATKQEYNSSCWVHNIGPYEWLLYTPNLLCIGANVLFLANILKILCSKLQIHPNEPSNYRKALKATFVLVPLFGLQQFLVIYRPQPGTTMSFAYEILQKVIQNTQGATVALIFCFFNGEVYTHLTKCISSHINRVQDKW; translated from the exons ATGGAATATACAGAAGGAATTTGTAGGGACAGGTTTTTTGAGCTACCAGTGAACATATTTAATGTGTTCTCATGTTCTATGTgttataaatatctttttcaCACGGGAAATAAATTAACACCTTTAACTGAGAAACCGTGGATGCTTGTTCCTACGGTAAATGCGCGGACACACTACTCAGCGAACTTTTCCGTATTAGCTGACGTCAAAGACGAAAATTATCGTGATGTCATCTGCAGTTCTCTTGACCATGACGATTGCACGCGATGGGTGGACTGCTGCCAGGCAGCAGTAAGATGCTGTCAAAACCAGTTAAGCACCCCGCTGAGTAACGTCACTTCCGGTGTGTTCTGTCCACGCACTTGGGACGGGTTCAGTTGCTTTGACGACGTCCTACCCTCTACTCAAGTACAGCTGTCCTGTCCCAGCTACATAGAACATGGATCTACATCTG CGTACGCATACAAAGACTGTACAGAGAATGGTACATGGTGGGTGAACCCGCTGACAGGCTCGGAATGGACAAACTACACAACCTGTGTAACGAAACAG gACTACCACACGGTTGTATATGTTGCCCTGGCGTGTAACATCCTCAGTCTGCTTCTCTTAATACCAGCCTGCGCCATCTTCCTCGGCATCAG GCAGCTGCGGGTTCAGAAGAGGATAAAGCTACATCTCTGCCTCTTTCTCTCCTTCATATTCTCTTCTGTAATAACGGTCACATGGGACGGCGCTGTTTACCTGGACCGTCTGCAGAACGAACGGACAAGCACGGTGATGCACCGAAATTCT GCGAGCTGTAAGCTACTGTACGTACTGACACGGTACGTAAGCACGGCAAACTTCTTTTGGATGTTTTCTGAGGGTCTCTATCTCAATCGGCTAATCGTCCACGCCTTCTCTCCACCAAAGACGCTCATACCATACTATGTGTTTGGTTGGG TTGGTGCCTGGATTCCATCGCTGGTCTACTCTATTGTCAGAGCTACAAAACAGGAATATAATTCGAg TTGCTGGGTACACAACATAGGCCCATATGAATGGTTACTCTACACACCCAATCTTCTTTGTATCGGG GCAAATGTCCTCTTCCTGGcgaatatattgaaaatattatgctCGAAATTGCAAATTCATCCAAATGAGCCGAGTAATTACAG GAAAGCGTTAAAAGCGACGTTTGTATTAGTGCCTTTGTTTGGTCTCCAACAGTTCCTCGTGATATACAGACCCCAGCCGGGAACCACGATGTCGTTTGCATATGAGATACTGCAGAAGGTTATTCAAAATACACAG